From Trueperaceae bacterium, one genomic window encodes:
- a CDS encoding proline/glycine betaine ABC transporter permease, with protein MNWLNIFESGLLPLDDWVQTGVDWMSANWRGFFQAVKVPVEVVLDGIETVLLAVPPTLMLIAIVALAWRVAGWRTGVVSLVAMLLVGFTGMWELTMITLSMVIAAVVFCIVVGVPLGILAARSDRFASGIRPVLDVMQTTPAFVYLVPVVMLFGIGTVAGVLATIVFALPPMVRLTNLGIRQVREDVVEAATAFGASPWQVLTKVQVPLALPTIMAGLNQTIMLSLSMVVIAALIGAGGLGTPVFRGLNSLNVGLAFVGGLGIVLLAIVLDRITQAFGDVDPR; from the coding sequence ATGAACTGGCTGAACATCTTCGAGAGCGGCCTGTTGCCGCTGGACGACTGGGTGCAGACCGGGGTCGACTGGATGTCGGCGAACTGGCGCGGCTTCTTCCAGGCGGTCAAGGTCCCGGTCGAGGTGGTGCTCGACGGCATCGAGACGGTGCTGTTGGCGGTCCCGCCGACGTTGATGCTGATCGCCATCGTCGCCCTCGCATGGCGGGTGGCGGGCTGGCGGACCGGCGTGGTGTCGCTCGTGGCGATGCTGCTCGTGGGGTTCACCGGCATGTGGGAGCTGACGATGATCACGCTCTCGATGGTGATCGCCGCGGTGGTGTTCTGCATCGTCGTGGGCGTGCCGCTCGGCATCCTGGCGGCGCGCAGCGATCGCTTCGCGTCGGGCATCCGGCCGGTGCTCGACGTCATGCAGACCACGCCGGCGTTCGTGTACCTCGTGCCGGTCGTGATGCTGTTCGGCATCGGCACCGTCGCGGGCGTGCTCGCGACGATCGTGTTCGCGCTCCCGCCGATGGTGCGCCTGACGAACCTCGGCATCCGGCAGGTCCGCGAGGACGTCGTCGAGGCGGCCACCGCCTTCGGGGCGAGCCCGTGGCAGGTGCTGACGAAGGTGCAGGTGCCGTTGGCCCTGCCGACGATCATGGCGGGCCTCAACCAGACGATCATGTTGTCGCTGTCGATGGTCGTGATCGCCGCGCTGATCGGTGCGGGCGGGCTCGGGACGCCGGTCTTCCGCGGGCTGAACTCGTTGAACGTCGGCTTGGCGTTCGTCGGGGGGCTCGGGATCGTGTTGCTCGCGATCGTTCTGGACCGCATCACCCAGGCGTTCGGGGACGTCGACCCGCGCTGA
- a CDS encoding glycine betaine ABC transporter substrate-binding protein — protein sequence MKKILTVLSLAAALLLSASAFAQAPNEGDPIVVGSKQFTEQIVLGKVIVQLLEDAGYEVTDRTNLGGTAVARDALEAGEIDVYPNYNGTAISNWYRDIPWAQEAIPEGASGDAYASFATVASYDAAIYDLIWLRPAPANNTYALAVTRQWSEENGITTLPEFADYVNEGGEVVLSTGDEFAQRPDGLPSFYETYGFELTEDQLIIIAGATPAQTEQALASGQNNVNVAMAYGTDGALLAYDFVVLEDPDGAQPVFQPTPVFRGETIRAYPEIAGLLNPVFALFDNPTLQGLNASVEVDGLSADEAARTFLVDNGFID from the coding sequence GTGAAGAAGATCCTGACCGTCCTGTCCCTGGCCGCGGCCCTGCTGCTCTCCGCGAGCGCGTTCGCCCAGGCCCCCAACGAAGGCGACCCGATCGTGGTCGGCTCGAAGCAGTTCACCGAGCAGATCGTGCTCGGCAAGGTCATCGTCCAGCTGCTCGAGGACGCCGGCTACGAGGTCACCGACCGCACGAACCTCGGCGGCACCGCCGTCGCGCGGGACGCCCTCGAAGCGGGCGAGATCGACGTCTACCCGAACTACAACGGGACCGCCATCAGCAACTGGTACCGCGACATCCCGTGGGCCCAAGAGGCGATCCCCGAGGGTGCGTCGGGCGACGCGTACGCCAGCTTCGCGACCGTGGCGTCCTACGACGCGGCGATCTACGACCTCATCTGGCTGCGCCCCGCGCCGGCGAACAACACCTACGCCCTGGCCGTGACGCGCCAGTGGTCGGAGGAGAACGGCATCACCACCCTGCCCGAGTTCGCCGACTACGTGAACGAAGGCGGCGAGGTCGTGCTCTCCACCGGGGACGAGTTCGCGCAGCGCCCCGACGGCCTGCCGTCGTTCTACGAGACCTACGGCTTCGAACTCACCGAGGACCAGCTCATCATCATCGCCGGCGCCACGCCCGCGCAGACCGAGCAGGCGCTCGCCTCGGGCCAGAACAACGTGAACGTCGCGATGGCGTACGGCACCGACGGCGCCCTCCTCGCCTACGACTTCGTCGTGCTCGAGGACCCCGACGGCGCGCAGCCGGTGTTCCAGCCGACCCCGGTGTTCCGCGGCGAAACCATCCGCGCGTACCCCGAGATCGCCGGCCTCCTGAACCCTGTGTTCGCCCTCTTCGACAACCCCACGCTGCAGGGCCTGAACGCCTCGGTCGAGGTCGACGGCCTCAGCGCCGACGAAGCGGCGCGCACCTTCCTGGTCGACAACGGCTTCATCGACTGA
- a CDS encoding betaine/proline/choline family ABC transporter ATP-binding protein (Members of the family are the ATP-binding subunit of ABC transporters for substrates such as betaine, L-proline or other amino acids, choline, carnitine, etc. The substrate specificity is best determined from the substrate-binding subunit, rather than this subunit, as it interacts with the permease subunit and not with substrate directly.), whose translation MIRVENLVKVFGEEPERALTLMEQGRTKADIREETGLTVGVNDVSFHVDRGEIFVIMGLSGSGKSTLLRCVNRLIEPLSGSVFLQTDDGEVDVTTLSDQRLREVRRDSLSMVFQRFGLLPHRTVLDNVAFGQEIRRTQKRERRRMAEEMLEAVGLAGWEREIPAQLSGGMQQRVGLARALATQANVLLMDEPFSALDPLIKVNMQDELLRIQAELHRTILFITHDLDEALRLGTRIAIMDDGQIVQSGTPEEIIVNPKTAYVSDFVEHADPTGVMTAKTVALPVQTRRFDAEDVGQGRHRYVRQGTEHLAYVLEDERFEALERDGQRVPTRPLAEALEDEAPTGSRDDAVLVVRPDATLKEVLQGRIHSHLPQVVVDDGGRLLGVISERELIHGILYKTANPDVEAAVASQATQEATA comes from the coding sequence GTGATTCGAGTCGAAAACCTGGTCAAAGTGTTCGGAGAGGAGCCCGAGCGCGCCCTGACGTTGATGGAGCAGGGCCGCACGAAGGCGGACATCCGCGAGGAGACGGGGCTGACGGTCGGCGTCAACGACGTCTCGTTCCACGTCGACCGCGGCGAGATCTTCGTCATCATGGGGCTCTCGGGCAGCGGCAAGTCGACGCTGCTGCGTTGCGTCAACCGCCTCATCGAGCCGCTGTCCGGCTCGGTGTTCCTGCAGACCGACGACGGTGAGGTGGACGTCACCACCCTGAGCGATCAACGGTTGCGGGAGGTGCGGCGCGACTCCCTGAGCATGGTGTTCCAGCGGTTCGGGCTGCTGCCGCACCGCACGGTGCTGGACAACGTCGCCTTCGGGCAGGAGATCCGCCGAACCCAGAAGCGCGAGCGGCGACGCATGGCCGAGGAGATGCTGGAGGCGGTGGGGCTGGCCGGCTGGGAGCGGGAGATCCCGGCGCAACTCTCGGGCGGCATGCAGCAACGCGTCGGTTTGGCGCGCGCGCTCGCGACGCAGGCGAACGTGCTGCTGATGGACGAGCCGTTCAGTGCGCTCGACCCGCTCATCAAGGTCAACATGCAGGACGAGCTGCTGCGCATCCAGGCGGAGTTGCACCGCACCATCCTGTTCATCACGCACGACCTGGACGAGGCGTTGCGCCTCGGGACCCGCATCGCCATCATGGACGACGGGCAGATCGTGCAGTCGGGGACGCCCGAGGAGATCATCGTCAATCCGAAGACGGCGTACGTGTCGGATTTCGTGGAGCACGCCGACCCGACCGGCGTCATGACGGCGAAGACGGTCGCGCTGCCGGTGCAGACGCGGCGGTTCGACGCCGAGGACGTCGGGCAGGGCCGCCACCGCTACGTGCGGCAGGGCACCGAGCACCTGGCGTACGTGCTCGAGGACGAGCGCTTCGAGGCGCTCGAGCGCGACGGCCAGCGCGTGCCGACGCGCCCGCTCGCCGAGGCGCTCGAGGACGAGGCGCCGACCGGGTCCCGCGACGATGCGGTGCTCGTGGTGCGCCCCGACGCGACCCTGAAGGAGGTCCTGCAGGGCCGCATCCATTCGCACCTCCCGCAGGTCGTCGTGGACGACGGTGGTCGGCTGTTGGGCGTCATCAGCGAGCGTGAACTGATCCACGGCATTCTCTACAAGACCGCGAACCCCGACGTCGAGGCCGCGGTCGCGTCGCAGGCGACGCAGGAGGCGACGGCATGA
- a CDS encoding ABC transporter permease: MNRIAMLGGLIAGLGFFFLPTLALKPNRLAPGTSFNLFEFQGDDRYLVLFVLALLPILLSFRHDVESRGWLLVGTGSLLFVLTLVLPAGAGRELLENPEAYLGGGAFLRNPRVLPAGGIVTGLLGAYVTLFAGVRDLAKVEVQTWLQALATWLAPLVTLLLLLNGTFDVYSIMVEFYANGAALEQKFVEHLMFVFISLGVGFVVGVGLGLWASRDERIAPVILYAVGIIQTIPSLALFGVLLVPLARLGDRGFLGTAAFFGVALAVAVALAGSYALLADREPGRLRIVHLIATAVSAAVPLALFVGVLVSFVFRLANVGFTSGDYGDTTGTILALVAAALATWGVGRWFVPDESRWRRGLTVANWSLSAASAIAVIVLFVQASGSNRVLGGVESLQALTIRDLGVSGIGVAPALIALTLYSLLPLVRNTYAGLNNVDLAIIDSGRGMGMTPSQRFFQIELPLAFPVIMAGVRNAGVALVGIGTVATVIGAGGLGDFVIQGIVNTSIDQILLGAIPAIALALVLDAVLRGVEGLLTSPGIRQVQQ; this comes from the coding sequence GTGAACCGTATCGCCATGCTCGGCGGCTTGATCGCTGGGTTGGGGTTCTTCTTCCTCCCCACCCTCGCCCTCAAGCCGAACCGGCTCGCGCCGGGGACGAGCTTCAACCTGTTCGAATTCCAGGGCGACGACCGTTATCTCGTCCTGTTCGTCCTCGCGCTGCTGCCGATCCTGCTGTCCTTCCGTCACGACGTCGAGAGTCGAGGCTGGCTGCTCGTCGGGACCGGCTCCCTGCTGTTCGTCCTCACCCTCGTCCTGCCCGCCGGCGCCGGCCGCGAACTCCTCGAGAACCCCGAGGCGTACCTCGGGGGCGGGGCCTTCCTCCGCAACCCCCGCGTCCTGCCCGCCGGCGGCATCGTCACGGGCCTGCTCGGGGCGTACGTCACGCTGTTCGCCGGGGTCCGCGACCTCGCCAAGGTCGAGGTGCAGACGTGGCTGCAGGCGCTCGCCACGTGGCTCGCGCCGCTCGTCACGCTGCTGCTGCTGCTCAACGGCACGTTCGACGTCTACTCGATCATGGTCGAGTTCTACGCCAACGGCGCCGCGCTCGAGCAGAAGTTCGTCGAGCACCTCATGTTCGTCTTCATCTCGCTCGGGGTCGGCTTCGTCGTCGGCGTCGGGCTGGGCCTGTGGGCGTCGCGCGACGAACGCATCGCGCCGGTCATCCTCTACGCCGTCGGCATCATCCAGACCATCCCCTCGCTGGCGTTGTTCGGGGTGCTCCTCGTGCCCCTCGCGCGCCTCGGGGACCGCGGCTTCCTCGGGACCGCGGCGTTCTTCGGCGTCGCGCTTGCCGTCGCCGTCGCGCTGGCCGGCAGCTACGCCCTCTTGGCCGACCGCGAACCGGGACGGCTGCGGATCGTGCACCTGATCGCCACCGCGGTGTCGGCGGCGGTGCCGCTGGCGCTGTTCGTCGGGGTGCTCGTCAGCTTCGTCTTCCGCCTCGCCAACGTCGGCTTCACGAGCGGCGACTACGGCGACACGACCGGCACGATCCTCGCCCTCGTCGCCGCCGCCCTCGCTACGTGGGGGGTCGGGCGCTGGTTCGTGCCCGACGAATCGCGCTGGCGCAGAGGCCTGACGGTGGCGAACTGGAGCCTCTCCGCCGCCAGCGCGATCGCCGTGATCGTGCTCTTCGTTCAGGCGTCGGGATCCAACCGGGTGCTCGGCGGCGTCGAGTCGCTGCAGGCCCTCACGATCCGCGACCTCGGCGTGTCGGGGATCGGCGTCGCGCCGGCCCTGATCGCGCTCACGCTCTACTCGCTGTTGCCGCTGGTGCGCAACACGTACGCCGGCCTCAACAACGTCGATCTGGCGATCATCGACTCCGGGCGCGGTATGGGCATGACGCCCTCGCAGCGCTTCTTCCAGATCGAGCTTCCGCTCGCCTTCCCGGTCATCATGGCCGGCGTCCGCAACGCCGGCGTCGCGCTGGTCGGGATCGGCACCGTCGCGACCGTCATCGGGGCGGGCGGACTGGGCGACTTCGTCATCCAAGGCATCGTCAACACCTCCATCGACCAGATCCTGCTCGGGGCGATCCCCGCGATCGCTCTGGCCCTCGTCCTCGACGCGGTGCTGCGCGGCGTCGAGGGGCTGCTGACCTCGCCCGGCATCCGGCAGGTGCAGCAGTGA
- the proX gene encoding glycine betaine/L-proline ABC transporter substrate-binding protein ProX has product MLRRTFASVFLALGLMAAPAFAQDELPGEGVTVQPAVATWQSALPIEAIFATLLEELGYDVEPAQSVSNPIFYQSVTQGDVDYWANGWFPLHNNQTPANFDDNAEIVGTIVENGAIQGYLASADAVEEYGITSLEDFKRPEVKEAFDADGDGKADLVACPPGWGCEIVIEHHLDAYDLRDDVNDIKASYSASFADALARERNGEPVLYYTWTPNFTVVELVPGEDVTWLNVPSTDPTEGQEGFEDAMTASGVAGAVSDPLDMGFVANDINAVANSDFLDANPAARALLERIEIPLADVSNMTQRIANGESSDAEIDAMALQWIADNQDAVEGWIDAAIDAAR; this is encoded by the coding sequence ATGTTGCGACGCACGTTTGCATCCGTTTTCTTGGCGCTCGGCCTGATGGCCGCGCCCGCGTTCGCCCAGGACGAGCTGCCGGGCGAGGGCGTCACCGTCCAGCCGGCCGTCGCCACCTGGCAGTCGGCGCTGCCGATCGAAGCGATCTTCGCCACCCTGCTCGAGGAGCTCGGCTACGACGTCGAGCCGGCGCAGTCGGTGTCGAACCCGATCTTCTACCAGTCGGTCACGCAGGGGGACGTCGACTACTGGGCGAACGGTTGGTTCCCGCTGCACAACAACCAGACCCCCGCCAACTTCGACGACAACGCCGAGATCGTCGGCACGATCGTCGAGAACGGCGCCATCCAGGGGTACCTGGCGAGCGCCGACGCCGTCGAAGAGTACGGCATCACCTCGCTCGAGGACTTCAAGCGCCCCGAGGTGAAGGAGGCGTTCGACGCCGACGGCGACGGCAAGGCCGACCTGGTCGCCTGCCCGCCCGGCTGGGGCTGCGAGATCGTCATCGAGCACCACCTCGACGCGTACGACCTGCGCGACGACGTCAACGACATCAAGGCGTCCTACAGCGCGTCGTTCGCCGACGCCCTGGCGCGCGAGCGCAACGGCGAGCCGGTGCTGTACTACACCTGGACCCCGAACTTCACGGTGGTCGAGCTCGTGCCGGGCGAGGACGTCACCTGGCTCAACGTGCCGTCGACCGACCCGACCGAAGGCCAAGAGGGCTTCGAGGACGCCATGACCGCCTCGGGCGTGGCCGGTGCGGTCAGCGACCCGCTCGACATGGGCTTCGTCGCGAACGACATCAACGCCGTCGCGAACAGCGACTTCCTCGACGCGAACCCGGCCGCCCGGGCGCTGCTCGAGCGGATCGAGATCCCGCTTGCGGACGTCTCGAACATGACCCAGCGGATCGCGAACGGCGAGAGCAGCGACGCGGAGATCGACGCGATGGCGCTGCAGTGGATCGCCGACAACCAAGATGCGGTCGAAGGTTGGATCGACGCGGCGATCGACGCCGCGCGTTGA